In the Ensifer adhaerens genome, one interval contains:
- a CDS encoding tripartite tricarboxylate transporter TctB family protein, protein MTKGHHPSTATRRPDRAALFIAVALAAIAGLIFWDVSRLAGAAGYSQVGPTTVPYAIAFCLLGLAIWTAVEAFRGDFPEREHQEVAPVIWIVGGLAAQMLLLNVAGFSIATGILFALTARGFGKRKLWFSIPVGIAICYVVWVIFAKLLQLSLPAGPLERLFF, encoded by the coding sequence ATGACCAAGGGGCATCACCCTTCAACCGCAACGCGTCGCCCGGATCGGGCGGCGCTCTTCATCGCGGTCGCTCTCGCCGCAATCGCGGGGCTCATTTTCTGGGATGTATCGCGTTTGGCCGGCGCTGCCGGCTATTCCCAGGTCGGACCGACGACGGTTCCCTATGCGATCGCATTCTGTCTTCTCGGCCTCGCGATCTGGACCGCGGTCGAAGCGTTTCGCGGTGATTTTCCGGAACGCGAACACCAGGAAGTTGCTCCGGTCATCTGGATCGTCGGCGGCCTTGCCGCCCAAATGCTCCTGCTGAACGTCGCGGGTTTCTCGATCGCCACCGGCATTCTGTTCGCGTTGACCGCACGTGGCTTTGGCAAGCGCAAGCTCTGGTTCTCAATCCCGGTCGGCATCGCGATCTGCTATGTCGTTTGGGTGATCTTCGCCAAGCTCCTGCAACTGTCGCTGCCCGCGGGGCCGCTTGAACGCCTGTTCTTCTAA
- a CDS encoding tripartite tricarboxylate transporter permease, whose protein sequence is MATFDFLMQGLLVAAQPMNLLYALIGVTLGTAVGVLPGIGPALTVALLLPVTYRLDPGGSLIMFAGIYYGGMYGGSTTSILLNTPGESASIVTALEGNKMARAGRGGPALATAAIGSFVAGLIATLGLAFIAPYIVKLALVFGPREYFALMVLAFVTVSSAFGDSTLRGLTSLFVGLALSVIGIDQLTGQARLSFGVPELLDGIEVTTLAVAMFAIGETLFIAAQGDKGPDKVEAVRGSVWMNATDWARSWKPWLRGTFIGFPIGAMPAGGAEIGTFLSYAAEKRLTKHPEEFGNGAIEGVAGPEAANNASAAGTLVPLLTLGLPTTATAAIMLAGFQQYGLQPGPLLFATNPQLVWGLIASLLIANFMLLVLNLPLIGLWVKLLTIPKPWLYAGILLFATLGTIGANPSVYELGMLLAFGLLGFAMRIFGYPIAPVVVGLILGPLAEQQLRRALAISQGDFSVLFTSPIAAVLLAIAAAALIVPLILRARGRGEVLSQLAANED, encoded by the coding sequence ATGGCTACTTTTGATTTCCTGATGCAGGGATTGCTGGTTGCTGCGCAGCCGATGAACCTGCTCTACGCACTGATCGGCGTCACGCTCGGTACGGCCGTTGGCGTTCTGCCCGGTATCGGCCCGGCTTTGACCGTGGCTCTGCTCTTGCCCGTCACCTATCGCCTCGATCCAGGCGGCTCGCTGATCATGTTCGCCGGTATCTATTATGGCGGCATGTATGGCGGCTCGACCACCTCGATCCTCTTGAACACGCCCGGTGAAAGCGCGTCGATCGTGACCGCGCTCGAGGGCAACAAGATGGCGCGTGCCGGACGCGGCGGCCCGGCGCTGGCGACAGCCGCAATCGGCTCCTTCGTCGCCGGCCTCATCGCCACGCTCGGCCTCGCCTTCATCGCGCCCTACATCGTCAAACTGGCTCTGGTCTTTGGTCCGCGCGAATACTTCGCTCTGATGGTGCTGGCCTTCGTCACCGTCTCATCGGCTTTCGGCGATTCCACGCTTCGCGGCCTGACGTCGTTGTTTGTCGGCCTGGCCCTTTCCGTCATCGGCATCGATCAGTTGACCGGCCAGGCACGTCTCTCCTTCGGCGTACCGGAACTGCTTGACGGCATCGAAGTCACGACGCTTGCCGTTGCCATGTTCGCCATCGGCGAAACGCTCTTCATTGCTGCCCAGGGCGACAAGGGTCCAGACAAAGTCGAGGCCGTGCGTGGCTCGGTCTGGATGAATGCGACGGACTGGGCACGCTCCTGGAAGCCTTGGCTGCGCGGCACCTTCATCGGCTTTCCGATCGGCGCCATGCCGGCTGGCGGCGCCGAGATCGGCACCTTCCTGTCCTATGCAGCAGAAAAGCGCCTGACGAAGCATCCCGAAGAGTTCGGCAATGGTGCAATCGAGGGTGTTGCAGGTCCAGAGGCCGCCAACAACGCGTCTGCCGCCGGCACGCTCGTTCCGCTCTTGACCCTCGGCCTCCCGACAACAGCAACGGCAGCCATCATGCTGGCCGGATTCCAACAGTACGGCCTGCAGCCGGGGCCCCTGCTGTTTGCCACCAATCCGCAGCTGGTCTGGGGGCTGATCGCCAGCTTGCTCATCGCCAACTTCATGCTGCTGGTTTTGAACCTACCGCTGATCGGTCTCTGGGTGAAGCTGCTTACGATCCCGAAGCCGTGGCTCTATGCCGGCATCCTGTTGTTCGCGACACTCGGCACGATCGGTGCCAACCCGTCGGTCTACGAACTCGGCATGCTGCTCGCGTTCGGCTTGCTCGGCTTCGCCATGCGCATCTTCGGCTACCCGATTGCCCCCGTCGTTGTCGGCCTGATCCTTGGCCCGCTGGCCGAGCAGCAGCTCCGCCGGGCACTCGCCATCAGCCAGGGGGACTTCAGCGTGCTGTTCACCTCTCCGATTGCCGCTGTGCTCCTGGCTATTGCCGCTGCAGCGTTGATCGTACCGCTGATCCTCAGGGCCCGCGGTCGCGGCGAGGTGCTGTCGCAGCTGGCGGCCAACGAAGACTAA
- a CDS encoding universal stress protein, which produces MFRNILIPTDGSPLATIAVNAGIVFAKESGARVTILAVTEPFHLFSVEPEQLSGTREEYEALARKHATEMLTALAHKAEAAGVACQTAQVSSNEVYRAIIDQAKLKDADLIIMASHGRSGVGSLMLGSVAAKVLAHSTIPVLIYRAKK; this is translated from the coding sequence ATGTTTCGCAACATTCTTATACCCACCGACGGTTCACCCCTGGCAACAATCGCGGTAAACGCGGGCATAGTCTTCGCTAAGGAGAGTGGCGCAAGGGTCACCATTCTTGCTGTTACCGAGCCCTTCCATCTATTTTCGGTCGAACCCGAGCAACTGTCGGGGACGCGCGAGGAATACGAAGCACTCGCCCGCAAGCATGCAACGGAAATGCTTACGGCTTTGGCGCACAAGGCAGAGGCGGCAGGCGTCGCGTGCCAGACCGCGCAGGTCAGCAGCAACGAAGTCTATCGGGCAATTATCGACCAAGCGAAACTAAAAGATGCCGATCTCATCATCATGGCATCGCATGGTCGTAGTGGCGTCGGAAGCCTGATGCTGGGCAGCGTAGCCGCCAAGGTGCTGGCTCATTCGACGATACCGGTGTTGATCTATCGCGCGAAGAAATGA
- a CDS encoding helix-turn-helix transcriptional regulator: MLRARLREKAASGELRFPDGVVEIRKSLGLTQEQFATLTGVTKRQVAEIETGKANQTVETLQRIGSLFGFSVGFVPRGASESGGLKGPAPRM; this comes from the coding sequence GTGCTCCGCGCCCGCCTTCGTGAAAAGGCTGCGTCCGGGGAGCTTCGCTTCCCGGACGGGGTGGTTGAGATCCGTAAATCGCTCGGACTGACACAAGAGCAATTCGCAACGCTCACTGGGGTTACCAAGCGGCAGGTCGCGGAGATCGAAACGGGGAAAGCCAATCAAACCGTCGAAACACTCCAGAGGATCGGTAGTCTGTTCGGCTTTTCCGTGGGCTTTGTTCCGCGGGGCGCGTCCGAAAGCGGTGGCCTGAAAGGGCCGGCGCCAAGGATGTAG
- a CDS encoding HipA domain-containing protein: MERRFDRESMVSAIGVAAYGHLANHEDYIDVLRKYSSDPYGDIAEYVKRDIANQAFGNPDNHGRNTAISKGPLGGVSIAPLYDFAPMRLAVEGISRSTRWAAMRDTHRDTAPDWAEVCRAVFPESLEIAERLLDEISDFGERSAWSIVSTNSGFRRKSSTGRCKRGRHCQERYRRARVNDHAEGKGSRTCQGGRNRRRRRSVCSAPAFVKRLRPGSFASRTGWLRSVNRSD; this comes from the coding sequence ATGGAGCGACGGTTCGATAGAGAGAGCATGGTATCTGCAATCGGCGTCGCGGCGTACGGACACCTGGCGAACCATGAGGACTATATCGATGTCCTTCGGAAATACTCGTCCGATCCATACGGTGACATCGCCGAATACGTGAAGCGCGACATTGCCAATCAGGCATTCGGAAATCCGGATAATCACGGTCGGAACACCGCGATCTCGAAAGGGCCGCTGGGCGGCGTGTCGATCGCCCCGCTATACGACTTCGCTCCGATGCGGCTCGCTGTGGAGGGGATCTCGAGATCGACACGTTGGGCAGCCATGCGGGACACGCACCGCGACACGGCGCCAGACTGGGCCGAGGTGTGCCGAGCCGTATTTCCCGAAAGCCTTGAGATCGCTGAGAGACTGCTGGATGAGATTTCCGATTTTGGCGAGCGATCGGCGTGGTCAATCGTATCTACGAATTCGGGATTCCGCAGGAAGTCGTCGACCGGGCGATGCAAACGCGGCCGCCATTGCCAAGAGCGTTATCGGCGCGCGCGGGTGAACGACCACGCCGAGGGTAAGGGGAGCCGGACATGCCAAGGTGGAAGAAACCGACGAAGGAGGAGATCAGTGTGCTCCGCGCCCGCCTTCGTGAAAAGGCTGCGTCCGGGGAGCTTCGCTTCCCGGACGGGGTGGTTGAGATCCGTAAATCGCTCGGACTGA
- a CDS encoding HipA domain-containing protein, with protein MIASGSSGLQGEWPKVALTMANDGLYYADAFVQDEEAVRHVIVKLLRSREERDRLILEAEAGYSVIARELGLKVHEPSTYTEGVLMIPRFDRKITDGATVR; from the coding sequence ATGATCGCGTCGGGTTCGAGCGGACTTCAAGGGGAATGGCCCAAGGTTGCGCTGACGATGGCTAACGATGGCCTCTACTACGCTGACGCGTTCGTTCAAGACGAGGAGGCAGTCCGTCATGTCATCGTGAAGCTCCTCAGGAGCCGTGAAGAGCGTGACCGGTTGATCCTCGAAGCAGAGGCCGGATACTCTGTCATCGCCCGTGAACTCGGCCTCAAAGTTCATGAGCCGTCGACATACACAGAGGGCGTTCTCATGATCCCCCGGTTCGACCGCAAGATCACGGATGGAGCGACGGTTCGATAG
- the virB11 gene encoding P-type DNA transfer ATPase VirB11: protein MIEGPDAAVVRELLSPFAPFLNDKSLYEVIVNRPGQVLTEGASGWRTHDLPALSFEKLLRLARAVASFSHQSIDETRPILSATLPGDERIQIVIPPATTRNTVSITIRKPSSVTFTLDDLEERDFFSETRAASDGTATQDQDLLALYRAGRFKEFLREAVIARKNIIISGATGSAKTTLSKALIKHIPNHERIISIEDTPELAIPQPNHVRLFYSKGAQGLSGAGPKDLLESCLRMRPDRILLQELRDGTAFYYIRNVNSGHPGSITTVHADSAKLALQQLTLLVKESEGGRNLDRKDIDSLLRVSIDVIVQCNRKDGRFRATEIYITPNG from the coding sequence ATGATCGAAGGCCCTGACGCAGCGGTCGTTCGTGAGCTGCTGTCTCCGTTCGCGCCGTTCCTGAATGACAAGTCGCTCTACGAAGTGATCGTCAATCGGCCCGGGCAGGTGCTGACAGAAGGCGCCAGTGGTTGGCGGACCCATGATCTGCCGGCGCTATCCTTCGAAAAGTTGCTGCGCCTTGCCCGTGCCGTGGCGAGTTTCTCCCATCAATCCATCGATGAAACGCGACCGATCCTGTCGGCAACCCTGCCGGGGGACGAACGAATCCAGATCGTCATTCCGCCCGCGACCACCAGGAACACCGTCAGCATCACCATCCGAAAGCCATCCTCGGTAACGTTCACGCTCGACGACCTGGAGGAGAGAGACTTTTTCTCCGAGACGCGAGCGGCCAGCGACGGCACCGCGACGCAGGACCAGGATTTACTGGCGCTATACCGTGCCGGCCGCTTCAAGGAGTTTCTGCGCGAAGCCGTCATCGCTCGAAAGAACATCATCATCTCCGGTGCAACCGGATCAGCCAAGACGACACTGTCGAAAGCATTGATCAAGCATATTCCAAATCATGAGCGGATCATTTCGATCGAGGACACTCCCGAACTGGCTATTCCGCAGCCCAACCACGTACGCCTTTTCTATTCGAAGGGTGCTCAAGGACTCTCGGGTGCAGGCCCAAAGGACCTACTAGAATCCTGTCTCCGGATGCGGCCGGACCGAATTCTGCTGCAGGAACTGCGCGATGGCACGGCATTCTACTACATCCGCAACGTCAATTCCGGTCATCCGGGATCGATCACCACCGTTCATGCCGATTCGGCCAAGCTCGCCTTGCAACAGTTGACGCTTCTTGTGAAGGAATCCGAAGGCGGACGTAATCTGGATCGTAAAGACATCGATAGCTTGCTGAGGGTATCGATCGACGTCATCGTCCAATGCAACCGAAAGGATGGTCGGTTTCGCGCAACCGAAATCTACATCACGCCTAACGGATGA
- the virB10 gene encoding type IV secretion system protein VirB10, producing the protein MVQEDESRIPGERAETVPGRVDSNPVLKRGAVALTVIAFVAFALWSMSGEKTPPDTTRPERVVIRQTTNFEPAKEKVQPVQQVPEVKLPTPVAPEEVKEEDPLLDSARRAPVMAFSGGQKNTTSHRDTADPAMPGDSNFVPQDGSMMGQNSANADEQRFNELLRPTGLEGSRAGTLGNRNFIVTMGTSIPCILETALASDQPGFTSCVIARDVLSDNGRVVLMEKGTQVLGEYRGGLQRGQKRLFVLWNRAKTPNGVIVTLASPATDALGRAGVDGYVDTHWWERFGSALLLSIVGDAARYASSRLQDSDLDAENTTSAGQQAAAIAVEQSINIPPTLNKHQGELVSIFVARDLDFSGVYRLRVTEPRNKVLDRAALRDFSPQSTLVTK; encoded by the coding sequence ATGGTTCAGGAAGACGAAAGCCGGATACCGGGCGAGCGTGCCGAGACGGTTCCCGGCAGGGTCGATAGCAATCCCGTCCTGAAGCGCGGCGCGGTTGCGCTGACCGTTATTGCCTTTGTCGCCTTCGCCCTGTGGTCGATGAGTGGCGAGAAGACGCCGCCGGACACAACGAGACCGGAGCGGGTTGTCATCCGGCAGACGACGAATTTCGAGCCGGCCAAGGAAAAGGTGCAGCCGGTTCAGCAAGTGCCGGAAGTGAAGCTGCCGACCCCTGTCGCGCCCGAGGAGGTGAAGGAGGAAGATCCGCTGCTCGACTCGGCGCGCCGGGCACCCGTCATGGCCTTCAGCGGCGGGCAGAAGAACACGACGTCGCACCGCGACACTGCGGATCCGGCCATGCCCGGGGACAGCAATTTCGTGCCGCAAGATGGAAGCATGATGGGCCAGAACTCGGCCAACGCCGACGAGCAGCGGTTCAACGAGCTGCTACGGCCGACCGGGCTTGAGGGCTCGCGCGCCGGCACCCTCGGCAATCGGAACTTCATTGTTACGATGGGGACCTCAATACCGTGCATTCTGGAAACTGCACTAGCATCTGATCAGCCCGGCTTCACGAGCTGCGTGATCGCCCGTGATGTCCTCTCGGACAACGGCCGCGTCGTGCTTATGGAAAAAGGCACTCAAGTTCTCGGCGAGTATCGTGGCGGCCTTCAGCGTGGGCAGAAGCGCCTTTTCGTGCTCTGGAACCGCGCGAAAACCCCGAACGGCGTCATCGTCACCTTGGCCTCGCCGGCGACCGATGCGCTCGGCCGGGCGGGCGTGGACGGCTATGTCGACACGCATTGGTGGGAGCGGTTTGGAAGTGCGCTTCTCCTTTCCATCGTCGGCGACGCCGCGCGCTATGCCAGCAGCCGGTTGCAAGACAGTGACCTCGACGCTGAGAACACGACAAGCGCCGGCCAGCAGGCGGCCGCAATCGCTGTCGAGCAATCAATCAACATTCCTCCGACGCTCAACAAACACCAGGGCGAACTCGTCTCGATCTTCGTGGCGCGTGATCTCGATTTCTCCGGTGTCTATAGGCTGCGCGTGACCGAACCTCGGAACAAGGTCCTCGACCGGGCGGCGCTGAGGGATTTCAGCCCGCAGTCGACTCTCGTGACGAAGTAG
- the virB9 gene encoding P-type conjugative transfer protein VirB9, whose product MRNIATLTFFLTAAANMALALEIPRGASQDNRVRFVDYQPYNITRIIGSLRSSVQVEFAADEEIAHVALGNSVAWEVAPAGNILFLKPRENQPVTNLSAVTTRRDGSTRSYQMELTVRDGAVEVGKGAYFYVKYRYPADEVERRRQAVAARASAARAQQVDNVLAMHEAYGPRNWRYSAQGSQAVEPQSVYDNGKVTTFSFVGNQEMPAIYIENSDGSESLVPNSVDGNLVVVHAISRKFILRRGQDVLCVFNEAYDRVGINPDTNTTSPSVERVVRTDSGSAP is encoded by the coding sequence ATGCGGAATATCGCAACCCTCACTTTCTTTCTGACGGCTGCCGCCAACATGGCGCTTGCCCTCGAAATCCCTCGCGGGGCGTCGCAGGACAACCGTGTTCGTTTTGTTGATTACCAGCCCTACAACATCACTCGCATCATCGGTTCATTGCGTTCTTCGGTGCAGGTCGAGTTCGCGGCCGACGAAGAGATAGCGCATGTTGCGCTCGGCAATAGTGTGGCTTGGGAGGTCGCACCGGCGGGCAATATCCTGTTTCTCAAACCACGGGAAAATCAGCCAGTCACAAATCTGTCTGCCGTGACCACCCGGCGTGACGGCTCGACGCGGAGCTACCAGATGGAACTAACAGTGCGGGATGGTGCGGTAGAGGTAGGGAAGGGAGCATACTTTTACGTCAAATACCGCTACCCGGCCGACGAGGTTGAACGGCGCCGTCAGGCCGTGGCGGCGCGCGCCAGCGCTGCACGGGCGCAGCAAGTCGACAATGTTCTGGCCATGCACGAAGCCTACGGTCCGCGAAACTGGCGTTACTCGGCGCAAGGTTCTCAGGCGGTAGAGCCGCAATCGGTCTACGACAATGGCAAGGTCACGACCTTTTCCTTCGTTGGCAACCAGGAAATGCCGGCCATCTACATCGAGAACTCGGACGGTAGCGAGAGCCTGGTGCCCAATTCCGTCGACGGCAACCTGGTCGTGGTTCACGCGATTAGCCGGAAGTTCATCCTGCGGAGGGGACAGGACGTGCTCTGCGTCTTCAATGAGGCCTATGATCGGGTGGGCATCAATCCTGATACCAACACGACGTCGCCGTCGGTCGAACGCGTCGTTCGGACGGACTCCGGCTCAGCGCCATAG
- a CDS encoding virB8 family protein, with protein MLSHDELKSYFDKARRFDQERMIQVERSARIAWSIAIVAGVLSGASIFAVAGLTPLKTVEPFVVRVDNSTGIVDVISALTSTAGTYDEAVTKYFAAKYVRAREGYVWSEAEENFRTAALLSTPPEQARFSALYRGSNPESPQNTYGRGATSRINIASISLINPHVVSVRYMRTITRGEEVRTTHWVATVTFSYMNAPMSSTDRLINPLGFAVSEYRADPEAIN; from the coding sequence ATGCTTTCGCACGATGAACTCAAGTCATACTTCGACAAGGCGCGACGTTTTGACCAGGAACGCATGATCCAGGTCGAGCGCTCGGCGCGCATCGCCTGGTCCATCGCCATCGTGGCCGGCGTCCTTTCTGGCGCATCAATCTTCGCCGTCGCGGGTCTGACGCCGCTGAAAACGGTCGAGCCATTTGTGGTGCGGGTCGACAATTCGACTGGCATCGTCGACGTCATCTCGGCGCTGACATCGACGGCCGGCACCTATGACGAGGCCGTGACCAAGTACTTCGCCGCGAAATACGTCCGCGCGCGGGAGGGTTACGTCTGGAGCGAGGCGGAGGAGAATTTCCGCACCGCAGCCTTGCTGTCGACCCCGCCGGAGCAAGCACGGTTCTCGGCGCTCTATCGCGGTAGCAATCCGGAGTCGCCGCAGAACACCTATGGTCGCGGCGCCACTTCGCGCATCAACATCGCCTCGATCTCACTGATCAATCCGCATGTCGTATCCGTCCGCTACATGCGCACCATCACCCGCGGGGAGGAGGTCCGGACGACGCATTGGGTCGCAACGGTCACTTTCTCTTATATGAACGCGCCGATGTCATCGACCGACCGGCTTATAAACCCGCTCGGTTTCGCCGTCAGCGAATACCGGGCCGATCCGGAGGCCATCAACTGA
- a CDS encoding type IV secretion system protein: MYQVFAFVDEQFKSPLETFISDGTANVSEWISGPLTAAITLYVVLYGYLVLRGSVQEPILDFAYRAIKLAIIVVLVKNGSEYQTYVANIFFDVLPREISQALNTGAAPSASTFDNLLDKGHASAKEIWARGSWPVDIVTGIGGIMAIGASFIVAAIGYIVSLYARLALAIVLAIGPIFVALAMFQATRRFTEAWLGQLASFVILQVLVVAVGSLLITCIDATFTAIQGYSDVLMRPTALCAICLAALYVFYQLPNIASALAAGGASLTYGYGAARDAHESTLAWAASHSFGAAGRGIRAVGRRFRSKSAGS, from the coding sequence GTGTATCAGGTGTTCGCCTTCGTCGACGAGCAGTTCAAGTCACCGCTGGAGACCTTTATTTCCGACGGGACCGCAAACGTTTCCGAGTGGATCTCGGGCCCTCTGACTGCAGCGATTACGCTCTATGTTGTGCTCTATGGTTACCTCGTGCTCCGCGGTTCGGTCCAAGAGCCTATCCTTGACTTCGCCTATCGAGCGATCAAGCTCGCCATCATCGTCGTGCTGGTGAAAAACGGCAGCGAGTACCAAACCTATGTCGCAAACATCTTCTTCGACGTGTTGCCACGGGAGATATCGCAGGCGCTGAACACGGGAGCAGCCCCAAGTGCGTCGACCTTCGACAACTTGCTCGACAAGGGCCACGCGTCTGCTAAGGAGATCTGGGCCCGCGGCTCCTGGCCGGTCGATATCGTGACCGGCATTGGGGGCATAATGGCCATCGGCGCAAGCTTCATTGTTGCGGCGATCGGCTATATCGTCTCGCTTTATGCCCGGCTGGCACTCGCCATCGTGCTCGCGATTGGGCCGATCTTCGTAGCACTCGCCATGTTCCAGGCGACGCGGCGCTTCACCGAGGCCTGGCTGGGACAGCTTGCAAGCTTCGTGATCCTCCAGGTCCTAGTCGTCGCCGTCGGTTCACTGCTGATCACCTGCATAGACGCGACCTTCACGGCAATTCAAGGATATAGCGACGTACTGATGCGTCCAACGGCGCTCTGCGCGATCTGCCTCGCCGCCCTCTATGTCTTCTACCAGCTTCCCAACATCGCGTCGGCGCTTGCCGCCGGCGGCGCGTCGTTGACCTACGGCTACGGCGCGGCCCGCGACGCGCATGAGAGCACGCTCGCCTGGGCGGCTTCGCATAGTTTCGGTGCCGCCGGCCGCGGTATTCGCGCGGTCGGGCGGAGGTTCAGGTCGAAGAGTGCCGGATCATGA
- a CDS encoding EexN family lipoprotein gives MKRYVVLFAALLVSCSEQAERTYTVDELLADESLLSEIIATCRNNPGELGNTPNCQNAAAADFKARLKRM, from the coding sequence ATGAAGAGGTATGTCGTTCTTTTCGCTGCCCTATTGGTCAGCTGCTCCGAGCAAGCCGAGCGAACCTACACCGTCGATGAACTCCTTGCAGATGAGTCTCTGCTATCCGAAATCATCGCGACGTGCCGCAACAACCCTGGTGAATTAGGCAATACGCCGAATTGCCAAAACGCTGCGGCCGCAGACTTCAAGGCCCGTCTTAAACGGATGTGA
- the virB5 gene encoding P-type DNA transfer protein VirB5, with product MTFNRIHGAAIAAALILSDGTAAGQGIPVIDRTAIAKHLESIAQLKAQLDALNQQIEQAQKLYGSLNKITDMADVAAVLNDPAVRKALPQDFDAIEGLFKGNGTGVFGDTASKFLDGNSAYRTNADDFYAQELSRIQNKNAGQMSLAQHIYDAAAKRVGGIDQLREKISTAGDAKDIADLQARLQAETAFLQTDILRMEALRMVQQAQAQLDEQRKAEDWRRRLDAMGAALQ from the coding sequence ATGACATTCAATCGAATTCACGGCGCGGCGATAGCCGCCGCGCTCATCCTTTCCGACGGCACGGCAGCCGGACAAGGAATCCCGGTGATCGACCGAACCGCGATCGCCAAGCACCTTGAGAGCATTGCGCAACTGAAAGCCCAGCTCGATGCGCTCAACCAGCAGATCGAGCAGGCGCAGAAGCTCTACGGCTCGCTCAACAAGATCACCGACATGGCGGACGTTGCCGCCGTCTTGAACGATCCTGCCGTCCGAAAGGCACTGCCTCAGGATTTTGACGCCATCGAGGGGCTATTCAAGGGCAATGGCACGGGCGTGTTCGGTGATACGGCCTCAAAATTCCTTGACGGGAATTCGGCCTATCGGACCAACGCAGATGACTTTTACGCGCAGGAACTTTCGCGCATCCAGAACAAGAATGCCGGGCAGATGAGCCTAGCGCAGCATATCTACGACGCAGCGGCTAAGCGCGTTGGGGGCATTGACCAACTGCGAGAGAAGATTTCGACGGCGGGTGACGCCAAGGACATTGCCGACCTTCAGGCGCGACTTCAGGCTGAAACGGCCTTCCTCCAGACTGATATACTGCGCATGGAGGCCCTGCGGATGGTGCAGCAGGCCCAGGCCCAGCTTGACGAGCAGCGCAAGGCGGAAGATTGGCGCCGACGCTTGGACGCAATGGGGGCGGCACTGCAATGA